CCGGGCAGGTGCTGATACCGCTCCCTGGCCAGGACGGCGAAGCGGAAGAGGACCCTGGCAATGACGGCGAAGAGGTAGGAAACCAGGGTCCGGACCACGGGTACGCCTACCCTGACGGGCCAGAGCGGCCCTTCTCCCGGCGTGCCTTCCATGGGTCTCCCCCCAGGGCCGCAAGGCCCGGTTTCCCCGTTCCCGGCGACCCCATGAATCAACCCGTCAATTCCATTCAATACCACGAAGACCCTCGCCCGTCAACAGGCTATGTGGCCCCCGGCGGGACATGGGCGACGAGGCCAAAGAAAATGGGAACCCCAATCCGGGGTTCCCGCTCTTTAGCGTCAGCTTTGGTCAGGAAGGGACGGCTTTCAATAATCCATCCCGCCGCCACCCGGCGGATAGGGCGGAGCCGGGGGCTCCTTCTTGGGAATCTCGGCGATTAAGGCCTCGGTGGTCAGAGCCAGGGAGGCGATGGAGGCGGCGTTGGAGAGGGCGTGGCGGAGAACCTTCACCGGGTCGACGATGCCCGCCTTGACCAGGTCGACGTACTCCATGGTCACGGCGTCGAGGCCGATGCCCTTCTTTTTCTGGGTCTTGACGTGCTCGACGGCGACCGAACCCTCGAGCCCGGCGTTATTGGCGATCTGCCGCAGGGGCTCTTCGAGGGCCCGCTTGACGATGTTCACGCCGAGCTTCTCTTCACCCTCGCTCTCGATCTTGTCGAGGGCCGGGATGATGTTGATGAGGGTGGTGCCGCCACCGGCGACCACGCCTTCCTCAACCGCGGCGCGGGTGGCCGAGAGGGCGTCCTCGACGCGGTGCTTCTTCTCCTTCAGCTCGGTCTCGGTCGAGGCGCCGACCTTGATGATGGCCACGCCGCCGGCCAGCTTGGCCAGGCGCTCCTGAAGCTTCTCGCGGTCGTAGTCGGAGTCGGTGTCCTCGATCTGCTTGCGGATCTGGCCCACCCGGGCTGCGATATCGGCCTTCTTGCCCTTGCCCTCGACGATGGTCGTCTTCTCCTTGTTCACCCGGACCCGGTTGGCCTGGCCGAGCATGCGGAGGTCGACCTTCTCGAGCTTGATGCCCAGGTCTTCGCTGATGAAGGTACCGCCGGTGAGGATGGCGATGTCCTCCATCATGGCCTTGCGCCGGTCGCCGAAGCCGGGGGCCTTGACGGCGCAGCAGTTGAGGGTTCCACGGATCTTGTTGACCACCAGGGTGGCCAGGGCCTCGCCCTCGATGTCCTCAGCGATGATGACCAGCGGCCTACCGGTCCGGGCAATCCCCTCCAGCATAGGGAGGAGGTCGGCGATGGCCGAGATCTTCTTCTCGTAGATGAGGATGTAGGGGTTTTCGATGTTGGCTTCCATCGACTCGGCGTTGGTCACGAAGTAGGCGGACGTGTAGCCGCGGTCGAATTCCATGCCCTCGACGACCTCGACGGTCGTCGCCGTGCCCTTGGACTCCTCGACGGTGATGACGCCGTCCTTGCCGACCTTGTCCATGGCCTCGGCGATCAGCTCGCCGATGCTGCTGTCGTTACCGGAGATGGCCCCGACGTGGGCGATGTCTTCCTTGCCCTCGACCGGGATGGAGGC
Above is a genomic segment from Bacillota bacterium containing:
- the groL gene encoding chaperonin GroEL (60 kDa chaperone family; promotes refolding of misfolded polypeptides especially under stressful conditions; forms two stacked rings of heptamers to form a barrel-shaped 14mer; ends can be capped by GroES; misfolded proteins enter the barrel where they are refolded when GroES binds), whose protein sequence is MPAKMIAYGTEARKHLEKGVNAVANAVKVTLGPKGRNVVLDRKFGSPVITKDGVTVAKEIELEDPYENMGAQLCREVASKTNDVTGDGTTTATVLAQAIVLEGLKNVAAGANPIFLKKGIDRAVDVAVEEIKKASIPVEGKEDIAHVGAISGNDSSIGELIAEAMDKVGKDGVITVEESKGTATTVEVVEGMEFDRGYTSAYFVTNAESMEANIENPYILIYEKKISAIADLLPMLEGIARTGRPLVIIAEDIEGEALATLVVNKIRGTLNCCAVKAPGFGDRRKAMMEDIAILTGGTFISEDLGIKLEKVDLRMLGQANRVRVNKEKTTIVEGKGKKADIAARVGQIRKQIEDTDSDYDREKLQERLAKLAGGVAIIKVGASTETELKEKKHRVEDALSATRAAVEEGVVAGGGTTLINIIPALDKIESEGEEKLGVNIVKRALEEPLRQIANNAGLEGSVAVEHVKTQKKKGIGLDAVTMEYVDLVKAGIVDPVKVLRHALSNAASIASLALTTEALIAEIPKKEPPAPPYPPGGGGMDY